A window of the Bacteroides thetaiotaomicron VPI-5482 genome harbors these coding sequences:
- a CDS encoding phosphodiester glycosidase family protein, with protein sequence MKQIIFIAILLTCAFGACSSDNDGDEQSASVQAPSDITIERMGKTKVLLRWKDNSNNETGFSILLRKADTSENIEIAKVSANVTEYTIENGLEEGNIYYFGVRAFSATNTSRAIYELYRLVALGDEPSIAIIGSIKANSTCISSSYQVTNIAGQTNVKYGLCWSTENTPTINDQKQNGPEVAEDGKVFQVIPNTLLDYGKSYKVRAFLTTSTGTYYSAESTVSLETEPQAIQLTWNKLTKSTLPAEIELYETTSNLNGSNFHAWYAIGDLSTGKVEVRVHIPSSPATIDTQSASFNGDCYLLVNGGYFYNGNHTGIAVINSIKSGSVSAVRGSLKTGDTEYNSMYNVTRGTFGVDASGKPNVVWTGTDASSNVFYFDRPLPSVKGENKYGIVTNENPTTAISWSPKYALSAGPVLLKDKKIPFDFTETSKGTDYYLSNYEIIPYDIFGANVTPDRTAIGYREDGKVVIFICDGRITASGGATLTELAQIMKGLGCVGAINLDGGGSTGMVVGDEHLNDMTGGNRAVVSTIGFFKKN encoded by the coding sequence ATGAAACAGATTATATTTATAGCAATATTATTAACATGTGCCTTCGGAGCCTGCTCAAGTGACAATGACGGCGACGAACAGTCTGCAAGCGTACAAGCACCTTCAGACATAACCATAGAAAGAATGGGAAAAACCAAAGTATTACTACGTTGGAAAGACAATAGTAATAATGAAACCGGATTCAGCATCTTATTAAGAAAAGCAGATACCAGTGAAAATATAGAAATAGCCAAGGTATCCGCAAATGTCACAGAATATACAATCGAAAATGGTCTGGAAGAAGGAAACATATACTATTTCGGAGTAAGAGCATTCTCGGCTACGAATACTTCACGTGCCATTTACGAGCTCTATCGGTTGGTAGCCCTCGGTGACGAGCCAAGCATCGCAATCATAGGAAGTATCAAAGCAAACTCAACTTGTATCAGTTCCTCTTATCAAGTGACAAACATAGCTGGACAAACCAACGTAAAATATGGTTTATGCTGGAGTACCGAAAACACACCCACTATCAATGATCAAAAGCAAAACGGACCGGAAGTTGCTGAAGACGGAAAAGTATTTCAAGTGATTCCGAATACCTTACTCGACTATGGCAAATCCTATAAAGTACGTGCCTTCCTGACAACCTCTACCGGTACTTATTACAGTGCAGAGTCGACTGTTTCCTTGGAAACAGAGCCACAAGCGATCCAATTGACATGGAATAAACTGACCAAGTCTACATTACCGGCAGAAATCGAACTGTACGAAACCACCAGTAACTTAAATGGTAGTAATTTCCATGCATGGTACGCCATTGGTGATCTCTCTACCGGTAAGGTAGAAGTACGTGTCCACATACCATCTTCTCCCGCAACCATCGACACGCAATCTGCGTCATTCAATGGAGACTGTTATTTATTGGTCAATGGAGGATACTTCTATAATGGAAACCATACAGGAATAGCTGTTATCAATTCCATTAAATCGGGCTCTGTTTCAGCCGTTCGGGGGTCACTAAAAACTGGCGATACAGAATACAACAGTATGTATAATGTGACAAGAGGAACATTCGGCGTAGATGCTTCAGGCAAGCCGAATGTTGTTTGGACAGGAACGGATGCCTCCAGCAATGTTTTCTATTTCGACCGTCCTTTGCCATCTGTCAAAGGAGAAAATAAATATGGAATTGTCACTAATGAAAATCCGACTACCGCAATTAGCTGGAGTCCTAAATATGCTTTAAGTGCAGGTCCTGTATTACTGAAAGACAAAAAAATCCCATTCGATTTTACAGAGACATCAAAGGGCACAGATTACTATCTCAGTAACTATGAAATCATTCCGTATGACATTTTCGGAGCGAATGTAACCCCGGACCGTACAGCAATCGGTTATCGTGAAGATGGAAAAGTGGTCATATTCATATGTGACGGACGTATTACCGCCAGTGGTGGAGCTACTTTAACAGAACTGGCACAAATAATGAAAGGATTAGGCTGTGTAGGAGCTATTAATCTTGATGGCGGAGGTTCTACCGGAATGGTTGTAGGAGACGAACACTTGAATGACATGACCGGAGGAAACCGGGCAGTCGTTTCTACAATTGGATTCTTCAAGAAAAATTAG
- a CDS encoding DUF6259 domain-containing protein, whose protein sequence is MRNMITGIISILCYLQCFGTLSASVTAKNENGNFVLKNKNVELVFANGKEFLFKEFRMDGMNILPVDGSTTHPWQLIYRGPNGENPTLMPRWGEYKGGEIQKTQDASTLIFTWQMVIDAGPTCPVRILVTLGKDAELPEWRIEAEMPEGWVITESEFPRIAVNRPEGAKGILPVGFGTEYTIGNEGQLQSRYPSCTGTMQLVLMHHKGGTVYFAAQDKGGSGKVFRMKSEGKSLVFIQNVTTSYAWTQNKKFCIPWETVMGFTQKGWQDAAVQWYRPFTFETLWGAKTISERPIAEWIKNADMWLRPGEVNAETMEAVRKAMKYYGKGVGLHWYYWHNHRFDTKYPEYFPEKAGFKEMIKETQELGGFITPYINGRLWDPATDSYKTLNGKDASCRKADGTLYTEVYSSKVLNTVTCPASYIWRDVLKGVNKQILTELKTNGVYMDQIGCANSEPCYATNHGHAPGGGDWWPFAYRSLLTEMRTNLYKENQAMTTEENAECYIDLFDMMLVVNSPHNSYTKMVPLFPLIYSDRCIYSGYTYIPWRITDGSLNFMSMRSLLWGSQLGWVEPSLLMRPDAKREAKFLKNLTDFRRQQHDLFLGGRFIQEIIPTGDNPTQEIPNYEITSVVLAAEWASVSGEHVYLIVNMSEQEHKVTLPNKKQITVKALDAIRISK, encoded by the coding sequence ATGAGAAATATGATAACCGGTATTATTAGCATATTATGCTATTTACAATGTTTTGGAACTTTATCAGCCTCAGTGACTGCTAAAAATGAAAATGGAAACTTTGTATTAAAAAACAAGAATGTTGAATTAGTGTTTGCCAACGGAAAAGAATTCTTATTCAAGGAATTCCGCATGGATGGCATGAACATATTGCCTGTAGATGGAAGTACAACACATCCGTGGCAACTAATCTATCGGGGTCCCAACGGAGAGAACCCGACCTTAATGCCCCGATGGGGCGAATATAAAGGAGGCGAGATACAAAAAACTCAAGATGCCTCAACATTAATATTCACCTGGCAAATGGTTATAGATGCAGGACCGACGTGTCCGGTACGCATATTAGTCACATTAGGTAAAGATGCCGAACTACCGGAATGGCGCATTGAAGCAGAAATGCCGGAAGGATGGGTGATTACAGAATCTGAATTTCCCCGTATTGCTGTAAACAGACCGGAAGGAGCAAAAGGAATTCTTCCTGTCGGATTCGGGACCGAATACACAATCGGCAATGAAGGACAACTGCAATCACGTTATCCTTCGTGTACAGGCACAATGCAATTAGTGCTGATGCATCATAAAGGAGGCACAGTCTACTTTGCCGCACAAGACAAAGGGGGATCTGGCAAAGTATTCAGAATGAAAAGTGAAGGAAAAAGTCTTGTATTTATTCAGAATGTGACAACATCCTATGCCTGGACTCAAAACAAGAAGTTCTGCATTCCTTGGGAAACAGTGATGGGATTTACCCAAAAGGGATGGCAGGACGCTGCAGTACAATGGTATCGTCCATTTACTTTCGAAACACTGTGGGGTGCAAAAACTATTTCAGAACGTCCTATAGCAGAATGGATCAAAAACGCTGATATGTGGCTACGGCCGGGAGAAGTAAATGCTGAAACAATGGAAGCAGTACGTAAAGCGATGAAATACTATGGAAAAGGAGTCGGATTGCATTGGTATTATTGGCACAATCATCGTTTCGATACTAAATATCCGGAATACTTTCCCGAAAAAGCAGGATTCAAAGAAATGATTAAAGAAACACAGGAACTTGGAGGATTTATTACTCCATATATTAACGGTCGTCTATGGGATCCAGCAACAGACAGCTATAAAACGCTTAATGGTAAAGATGCCTCTTGTCGCAAAGCTGATGGTACATTATATACAGAAGTATATAGCTCAAAGGTATTAAATACTGTAACCTGCCCAGCTTCTTATATTTGGAGAGATGTGCTGAAAGGAGTCAACAAACAGATATTAACTGAACTAAAAACGAACGGTGTATATATGGATCAGATAGGTTGCGCCAACAGCGAACCCTGCTATGCAACCAACCACGGACATGCACCTGGCGGTGGTGATTGGTGGCCTTTTGCCTACCGCAGTTTACTCACCGAAATGCGCACAAATCTATACAAAGAGAACCAAGCCATGACAACAGAAGAAAATGCAGAGTGCTATATTGACCTGTTTGACATGATGTTAGTTGTCAATTCTCCGCACAACAGCTATACAAAAATGGTTCCGTTGTTCCCGCTCATTTATTCTGACCGTTGCATCTATAGCGGATACACCTACATCCCTTGGCGTATCACAGACGGTTCTTTGAATTTCATGAGTATGCGTAGTCTGTTATGGGGTTCTCAGTTAGGATGGGTAGAGCCCAGTCTGTTGATGCGCCCGGACGCTAAAAGGGAAGCTAAATTTCTGAAAAATCTGACAGATTTCCGCCGTCAACAACATGATTTATTCTTGGGAGGCCGTTTTATACAGGAAATAATTCCAACTGGTGATAACCCAACGCAAGAGATACCCAACTATGAAATAACTTCGGTAGTATTAGCGGCAGAATGGGCTAGTGTATCAGGCGAACACGTATACCTTATAGTAAATATGAGTGAACAAGAACACAAGGTTACACTGCCTAATAAAAAACAAATAACCGTCAAAGCACTTGATGCGATCAGAATCAGCAAATAA